GAAATGTGGCAAGCAGGCAGAGTTGGTGGTGGAAGGTCGAGATACGCTGATCGACAAGATGATTCTGGAGTCGCTGTATGACCCCATGACCCACTTGGTCAACAATGCCATTACCCACGGGATTGAAACCCCGGAAGAACGCGTTGCAGCGGGCAAGCCTCCGGTTGGACGCATCACCATTCGTTCCTTCCACCAAGGCAACCAAACGGTGATCTCGATTAGTGATGACGGGGCAGGCATTGACTCGGATCGGGTGAAAGCGAAGGCCATGCAGAAAGGCTTGGTCACCCCTCAAGAAGCTAGGGAGATGACCCGCCTAGACGTGTATGATCTGCTCTTCCATTCTGGGTTTAGCACCCGCGATAAAGCCGATGACTTTGCTGGGCGCGGGGTGGGGATGGATGTCGTGCGCACCAACCTCACGGAAATTCGAGGAGCCATCAACACCGACTCAGCCCTTGGCAAAGGCACAACCTTTACCATCCGTCTGCCTCTCACCCTCAGTATTTCGAAAGCTCTATGCTGTATTAGCAATCGCGCCCGCATTGCCTTCCCGATGGACGGGGTGGAAGACATGCTGGATGTGCCCCGCGATCGCATCCAAACGGATAGTGAAGGACGCTCCTGCATCACCTGGCGGGAGATGCTGCTACCCTTCCAACCCCTCTCGGAACTGCTCAGCCATAACCGCAGTTTAGGACGCGGCAGTGTCTACGGCGGTAGTCAGGAAGATGAAATGGTGTCGGTAATTGTGCTGCGCAGTTCTGGAAATTTCCTCGCCCTCCAGGTTGATCAGGTGCTGGGCGAACAGGAAATTGTGATTAAGCAACTGGAAGGACCAGTGCCCAAACCCGTGGGGATTGCCGGGGCGACGGTGCTCGGGGATGGACGGATTATGCCCATTGCCGACGTGCTAGAACTCATTGATCTTTCAATGGGACGCATCCGCCGCGATTCGGGCAGCTCCCTCTGGACGAAGGACGACCTCACCACTCCAGATACGACGCCTAGTAAGAGTGAGCCAACGGTGCTGATTGTGGATGACTCCATTACCGTCCGCGAGCTGCTGTCTATGACCTTTAACAAGGTGGGCTATCGGGTTGAGCAAGCCCGTGACGGACAAGAAGCCTGGGAAAAACTGCGATCGGGGCTGCCCTGTGATCTCGTATTCTGCGACATTGAAATGCCGCGCATGGATGGGCTAGAACTCCTCTCCCGCATCCAGAAAGACCCCAGCCTCACAGACCTCCCCATCGCCATGCTGACCTCCCGAGGAGCCGATCGCCACCGACAAATGGCCATCACCCTAGGAGCCAAGGGCTACTTCACCAAGCCCTACCTAGAAGAAGCGTTGCTGGATGCGGCTCAGCGGATGTTGAAAGGTGAGGTGTTGGTGGGGCCAGCTAGCTAGTAGTCTGGGCATGAGCCTCAGAGGGTTGATGCTACATCAAGCATCAAAGCTGCGCTAGCATCCGCAGATAGTCCGGTCACATCCACCGTGTAGATTGGCCCGAGATGGCGCTTGAGCGCATGGGTATAGGTGCGATCGTAGTAGTCCAAGATTACCTCACAGGCCTCGGGCAAGCGATCGCCCTTGAGATGGGCAACAGCAGCCTGGGTACGCTGACCGCCTAGCCGTTTACGCAGGCGGTCAGTCGCGGCAATCAGATCGGTAATGGGAGCCACCTGATAGACCGCCACCAAGATTGCCACCCGTTCATCCCGCGATCGCTCCACCTGAAGCATCGGAGCCCGGAGCATCTGCTCAAACAACTCATTAGGAATACGGCAGAGACCAATCCGGCGGCTTTCCGCTTCAATCCAGATGGGGCGATCCAGGGGAAGCTGCTCTAAGGCGATCGCCAACCGATTTTCAAACTGTTCATTGGACGGTTGAGCTGGCAGCCCTAGGGAACCGAAGCTGCTGCCCCGATGACTGGCTAGGTGCTCTAGATCCAGCACCGGTTCACCTCGACGGGCGATCGCCTGCAGACTATCGGTTTTTCCTGTCCCGGTCATG
Above is a window of Candidatus Obscuribacterales bacterium DNA encoding:
- the mnmH gene encoding tRNA 2-selenouridine(34) synthase MnmH — protein: MPHCLDVHAFLHAPGPILDARSPAEYAQGHIPGAASLPLFSNEERAQVGICYKHQGRDAAVELGLAIAGPKLAALVAAAKQLAPDRVVRVHCWRGGMRSGSVAWLLETAGFQVATLALGYKGFRRWAQTYCATTRPMILLGGMTGTGKTDSLQAIARRGEPVLDLEHLASHRGSSFGSLGLPAQPSNEQFENRLAIALEQLPLDRPIWIEAESRRIGLCRIPNELFEQMLRAPMLQVERSRDERVAILVAVYQVAPITDLIAATDRLRKRLGGQRTQAAVAHLKGDRLPEACEVILDYYDRTYTHALKRHLGPIYTVDVTGLSADASAALMLDVASTL